From Paenibacillus sp. V4I7, one genomic window encodes:
- a CDS encoding TrkH family potassium uptake protein, with amino-acid sequence MIKKMNIWRLTPPQILVLGFAAIIFLGAGLLTLPFASATGHSIAFIDALFTATSATCVTGLVVVDTGSAYTMFGQIVIVSLIQVGGLGFMTMATLIAFAFRKKITLKERLVLQEAFNQGSMEGIVRLIRKVIIYSLSIEAIAAVILTIRWSFDMDFGQALYFGIWHAISMFNNAGFDLFGTVDAPFVSFTAYADDFVVNFVVMALIVLGGIGFIVMSDLMDFRNKKKLTLHSKVVLSMSGFLIVFGALVIFIFEFTNNRTMGSLDMGGKVLASFFQSVAPRTAGPNTVDIGALRQASQFFIIILMFIGASPGSTGGGIKTTTFTILISAIITMIRGKEDIVIYRYRLAKDRILKAITLTMMALFLVILVTMLLSTTEDSQFLKILFEVTSAFGTVGLSMGLTPDLTTFGKVLICITMFAGRLGTITLAYALQPKQEKELYRYPEGKITIG; translated from the coding sequence ATGATTAAAAAAATGAATATTTGGCGATTGACGCCTCCACAAATTCTCGTTCTCGGATTTGCTGCTATTATTTTCTTAGGAGCAGGTCTTTTGACGCTTCCTTTTGCTTCGGCAACAGGACATTCGATTGCTTTCATTGATGCGCTTTTTACAGCGACTTCGGCAACATGTGTGACAGGTTTGGTCGTAGTGGATACAGGTAGTGCCTACACGATGTTTGGGCAAATCGTCATTGTGAGCTTGATTCAAGTTGGCGGCCTGGGTTTCATGACAATGGCGACTTTAATCGCTTTTGCCTTCCGTAAAAAAATTACGTTAAAAGAACGACTGGTTCTGCAAGAGGCTTTTAACCAAGGCAGTATGGAAGGTATTGTCAGACTTATCCGTAAAGTTATTATTTATTCGTTATCGATTGAGGCCATTGCAGCAGTGATTTTAACGATTCGTTGGTCATTTGATATGGATTTTGGTCAAGCCCTTTATTTCGGAATCTGGCATGCGATTTCGATGTTTAATAACGCTGGTTTCGATTTATTTGGAACTGTCGATGCACCATTTGTCTCCTTTACAGCCTATGCCGACGATTTTGTTGTGAACTTTGTTGTAATGGCGCTTATTGTGCTTGGGGGTATTGGATTCATTGTTATGTCCGATCTGATGGACTTCCGGAACAAGAAAAAGCTTACCCTGCATTCCAAAGTTGTTCTTAGCATGTCGGGTTTTCTAATTGTGTTTGGAGCCCTTGTCATCTTTATATTCGAATTTACAAATAACAGAACCATGGGTTCACTGGATATGGGCGGCAAAGTATTAGCTTCTTTCTTTCAATCCGTTGCTCCGCGTACAGCCGGTCCGAATACAGTAGATATTGGAGCTCTTCGTCAAGCATCTCAATTTTTTATCATCATTCTGATGTTTATCGGTGCATCTCCTGGCTCTACAGGGGGAGGTATCAAAACAACCACATTCACAATTCTTATTAGCGCTATCATTACCATGATTCGAGGGAAAGAAGACATTGTTATTTATCGTTACCGCTTGGCGAAAGACCGCATTCTCAAAGCTATTACTTTAACGATGATGGCATTATTTCTGGTAATCTTAGTGACGATGCTATTATCGACAACAGAGGATTCGCAGTTTTTGAAAATTTTGTTCGAGGTCACTTCTGCCTTTGGAACTGTAGGTCTATCTATGGGGTTGACCCCAGATTTAACGACATTTGGCAAGGTTCTCATTTGTATAACGATGTTTGCAGGAAGATTGGGAACCATCACATTAGCTTATGCCCTGCAACCGAAGCAAGAGAAAGAACTATATAGATACCCAGAGGGTAAAATCACGATTGGATAA
- a CDS encoding LysR family transcriptional regulator, producing the protein MELLDVFAVVVEQVSLNKASQLLNISQPALSRKIMKLEEELGVELFIRKGKRLELTKVGQICYDHALELRHLERKFKQAIQTYKAAGSHTSITIGASLTTLQTTLPDLITDYLQDYPLTEIKLLTGKTHEIVTMAKENKVDIGIVASQINASSLHCEPLFDDHLCLVLPLGHPLIDRATITMNDLNELPMILFSKGTWYRILMDELFNRFTILPNVQMEIDSFEAIIRLVSTCKTATLLPRSYLREDLIRNNELILRNLVELEQTKRTTSLIYSDHTADNMASMKFITQAVNYFAKQK; encoded by the coding sequence ATGGAACTCTTGGATGTTTTCGCTGTTGTTGTCGAACAAGTAAGCCTCAATAAAGCATCTCAGCTATTAAACATCTCTCAACCAGCTCTCTCTCGCAAAATAATGAAGCTCGAGGAAGAGTTGGGTGTAGAACTATTTATCCGCAAAGGTAAAAGGCTGGAGCTGACCAAAGTCGGTCAAATTTGCTATGACCATGCTTTGGAACTGCGTCATCTCGAGCGAAAGTTCAAGCAAGCGATCCAAACCTACAAAGCAGCTGGCAGCCACACTTCGATTACCATAGGAGCGAGCCTGACAACGCTGCAAACAACACTCCCAGATCTTATCACAGATTACTTGCAGGATTACCCGCTGACGGAAATTAAGCTTCTTACAGGTAAGACGCACGAGATCGTTACCATGGCGAAAGAAAATAAAGTGGATATCGGCATCGTTGCTTCCCAGATTAATGCTTCCAGCCTTCATTGCGAACCATTATTTGATGATCACTTATGTCTGGTGCTTCCTCTGGGGCATCCGCTTATCGATCGCGCCACCATCACAATGAACGATTTAAATGAATTGCCAATGATCCTCTTTTCCAAAGGCACTTGGTATCGCATCTTGATGGATGAGTTATTTAACCGTTTTACCATATTACCCAACGTGCAAATGGAGATCGATTCCTTCGAAGCCATCATCCGACTCGTTTCAACCTGTAAAACAGCAACCTTGCTTCCAAGATCCTATTTACGTGAAGATTTAATTCGTAATAATGAATTGATTTTGCGTAATCTGGTCGAGTTAGAACAGACGAAACGAACGACTTCCCTCATTTACTCCGACCATACAGCGGATAATATGGCGTCTATGAAGTTTATAACTCAAGCGGTCAATTACTTCGCCAAACAAAAATAA
- the sdhA gene encoding succinate dehydrogenase flavoprotein subunit, with product MANSKVIVVGGGLAGLMATIKAAEAGVHVQLFSLVPVKRSHSVCAQGGINGAVNTKGEGDSTWEHFDDTVYGGDFLANQPPVKALCDAAPGIIHLMDRMGVMFNRTPEGLLDFRRFGGTKYHRTAFAGATTGQQLLYALDEQVRRWETAGLVTKFEHWEFLGSVLDDDGTCRGIAAQDLRSMEIQTFPSDAVILATGGPGIIFGKTTNSVINTGTAASAVYQQGVKYANGEMIQIHPTAIPGDDKLRLMSESARGEGGRIWTYKDGKPWYFLEEKYPAYGNLVPRDIATREIFSVCVDQKLGINGENMVYLDLSHKDPKELDIKLGGIMEIYEKFMGDDPRKIPMKIFPAVHYSMGGIWVDYNMMTNIPGLFAAGECEYQHHGANRLGANSLVSAIYDGMVSGPKAVEYIRGLEKHADDTSSIVYDREKKRHTDRYENLLKMNNGTENAYVLHKELGDMMNANMTVVRYNDRLEDTIGKIKDLKERYNNINITDTARWNNQGVAFTRQLWNMFELAEAMTLGALLRNESRGAHYKPEFTERDDENFMKTTIADWTPDGPKISYEEIDVSLIAPRKRDYSTEKKKGGH from the coding sequence GTGGCTAATTCAAAAGTTATCGTCGTCGGTGGAGGCCTTGCGGGACTCATGGCGACAATTAAGGCAGCAGAGGCCGGAGTTCACGTGCAATTGTTCTCCTTGGTTCCTGTTAAACGTTCCCACTCCGTATGTGCGCAAGGCGGCATTAACGGAGCGGTGAATACGAAGGGTGAAGGTGACTCCACGTGGGAGCACTTTGATGATACAGTTTACGGTGGAGATTTCTTAGCAAATCAACCACCTGTTAAAGCTTTATGCGATGCGGCTCCAGGTATTATTCACTTGATGGACCGTATGGGCGTTATGTTCAACCGTACACCAGAAGGTCTTCTCGACTTCCGTCGTTTCGGTGGAACGAAATATCATCGTACGGCATTCGCAGGCGCTACTACAGGGCAGCAGCTCTTGTACGCACTTGATGAGCAAGTACGCCGCTGGGAAACAGCTGGTCTAGTAACGAAATTCGAGCATTGGGAGTTCCTAGGTTCCGTTCTCGATGATGATGGCACGTGCCGTGGTATTGCAGCTCAAGATTTGCGGAGCATGGAAATTCAAACATTCCCATCCGATGCGGTCATCTTAGCTACAGGCGGTCCTGGTATCATTTTCGGCAAAACAACGAACTCGGTTATTAATACAGGCACAGCAGCAAGTGCTGTTTACCAACAAGGCGTTAAATATGCGAATGGCGAGATGATTCAAATTCACCCAACAGCGATTCCCGGAGATGACAAGCTTCGCTTGATGTCTGAATCTGCGCGTGGTGAAGGCGGACGTATTTGGACATACAAAGACGGGAAGCCTTGGTACTTCCTCGAAGAGAAATATCCGGCATACGGTAACTTGGTGCCACGTGATATTGCAACTCGCGAGATCTTCTCGGTGTGCGTAGACCAGAAGCTTGGTATTAACGGCGAGAACATGGTTTACCTCGATCTTTCTCATAAAGATCCGAAGGAGCTTGATATTAAGCTCGGCGGAATTATGGAAATCTACGAGAAATTCATGGGCGATGATCCGCGTAAAATTCCGATGAAGATTTTCCCTGCGGTTCACTATTCCATGGGCGGAATCTGGGTCGATTACAACATGATGACGAACATTCCCGGCTTGTTCGCTGCTGGTGAGTGTGAGTATCAGCATCATGGTGCGAACCGTCTCGGAGCGAACTCGCTCGTTTCGGCCATCTATGATGGGATGGTTTCCGGTCCTAAAGCGGTTGAGTATATCCGCGGCTTAGAGAAGCACGCTGATGATACTTCCTCGATCGTATACGATCGCGAGAAGAAGCGTCATACAGATCGTTATGAGAACTTGCTCAAAATGAACAATGGTACGGAGAATGCCTATGTTCTGCATAAAGAGCTTGGCGACATGATGAATGCCAACATGACGGTTGTTCGTTACAATGATCGTCTCGAAGATACCATTGGTAAGATCAAGGATTTGAAAGAAAGATACAACAACATCAACATCACAGATACAGCTCGTTGGAACAATCAAGGGGTTGCGTTCACACGTCAGCTCTGGAACATGTTCGAGTTGGCTGAAGCGATGACACTTGGCGCCTTGCTGCGTAACGAGAGCCGCGGCGCGCATTACAAGCCAGAATTCACTGAACGTGATGATGAGAACTTCATGAAAACAACAATTGCCGATTGGACGCCAGATGGTCCGAAAATCAGCTATGAAGAAATCGATGTATCTTTGATTGCACCGCGGAAACGTGACTACTCCACGGAGAAGAAAAAGGGAGGACATTAA
- a CDS encoding succinate dehydrogenase cytochrome b558 subunit — protein sequence MGNSYYFRKIHSLLGVIPVGFFLVEHLLSNYEATKGPAAFVEMVMWLNSLPLVLFLEIFGIWLPLLYHAVYGLYVAYQARNNVSQYGYFRNQMFLLQRVTGVITFLFVAWHFFETRLQVAFGNVAHEELGRTMHDIATNPVMFTIYVIGTVSAAFHFSNGMWSFLVSWGITVGPRAQRFSSYIWMALFVVMSIMFIMTLVAFTDTQFQQLPVEAHTGK from the coding sequence ATGGGTAATTCGTATTATTTTCGGAAGATCCACTCTTTGCTTGGCGTAATTCCAGTGGGCTTCTTTCTCGTCGAGCATCTGCTCTCAAACTATGAGGCAACAAAGGGTCCGGCTGCTTTCGTAGAAATGGTGATGTGGCTGAACAGTTTGCCGCTAGTGCTTTTTCTTGAAATTTTCGGCATCTGGCTGCCGCTTCTTTACCATGCGGTTTATGGCTTGTATGTAGCGTATCAAGCTCGCAATAACGTGTCGCAGTATGGTTACTTCCGTAATCAAATGTTCTTGCTCCAACGTGTTACTGGTGTTATCACCTTCTTGTTCGTTGCTTGGCATTTCTTCGAAACGCGTTTGCAGGTTGCTTTCGGCAACGTAGCGCATGAAGAGCTTGGCCGAACGATGCATGATATCGCGACGAATCCGGTTATGTTCACGATCTATGTGATTGGTACAGTCTCCGCGGCATTCCACTTCAGTAACGGTATGTGGTCGTTCCTCGTTAGCTGGGGAATCACGGTTGGCCCTCGCGCACAACGCTTTTCCTCGTATATCTGGATGGCTTTGTTTGTCGTGATGTCCATTATGTTTATTATGACTCTGGTCGCATTTACAGATACTCAATTTCAGCAGCTTCCAGTAGAAGCGCATACGGGGAAATAA
- a CDS encoding response regulator transcription factor has product MYKVLIIEDDAMIGDMVTMYLSEEGFHVIRKANGAEGIAAVTQFDPDVILLDLMLPDMDGLALCRQVRETSKIPIMIVSMKSKVVERVNALGVGADDYMCKPFSMHEMSARVHALIRRSNLYLKSSVNTRQVKEAVGGSTTAVLEAVLDIDKKITLNPNTRSMRVHGVLVETTYSEFEIMKCFVNHPGRVYSREDLLQTVRGFDCLVTDRAIDVHIANLRKKIEDNPKEPKWIRTVWGVGYKFIY; this is encoded by the coding sequence ATGTATAAGGTATTAATAATTGAAGACGATGCCATGATCGGCGATATGGTCACTATGTATTTAAGTGAAGAAGGATTTCATGTCATTAGGAAGGCGAATGGGGCAGAAGGCATTGCCGCTGTCACCCAGTTTGATCCAGATGTCATTTTGCTTGATCTGATGCTGCCTGATATGGATGGTCTTGCGTTATGCAGACAAGTTCGGGAAACCTCGAAAATACCTATTATGATCGTCTCGATGAAAAGTAAAGTCGTTGAACGAGTTAACGCTCTTGGTGTTGGTGCGGACGACTATATGTGTAAACCTTTCAGTATGCATGAGATGAGTGCGAGAGTTCACGCTCTCATTCGGCGCTCCAACTTGTATTTGAAATCGAGTGTGAATACCCGACAAGTAAAGGAAGCAGTTGGAGGATCAACAACTGCGGTATTAGAGGCAGTCTTGGATATCGATAAGAAGATTACGCTCAATCCGAATACGCGCTCTATGCGTGTTCATGGTGTTTTAGTAGAGACGACATATTCGGAATTCGAAATTATGAAATGCTTCGTGAATCATCCAGGTCGCGTCTATAGCCGAGAAGATTTACTGCAAACGGTTCGCGGATTTGACTGTTTAGTAACGGATCGGGCCATTGATGTACATATTGCTAACCTTCGTAAAAAGATCGAGGACAATCCCAAAGAACCTAAGTGGATTCGGACGGTTTGGGGTGTAGGCTACAAATTTATTTATTAG
- a CDS encoding CPBP family intramembrane glutamic endopeptidase — MGISALYGLQAEETSAEDNPSITKQQAADRAAQFVSERYDVHNPQTFVVYQSKKERSGYLQKEHLLEVYMKDYGERYPIDYYRVSVEDTKTNRQFEVEINYTNASVIGWRETQNPSDQAIISKQKADILAKQEIRKQGFEPDDFIPIDKGTAEDDQAHGTTLFYEKQTKPLGEAKLQVRVDFDDKNLTGYNVLFSLPASHQIWIDQQDRSASIMTWISMGFTLIMTIAAIVFAIIYRKHMKFSRGLLLTAIFLAIYITNNFNMYPAFRSMSGAMNDEFATWATIIFMNVVTVLLGISLYLALVAGNGLWHSIGERKWPAWKESSFGTEVYSGMGRGYLLALFILGVQQVLFYTGEVNFDVWAVNDPSDSVLNMIEPRFFPLMAWVAAISEEATYRLLGIILFKKLFRSNFIAIVIPSVIWAASHTQYPIYPVYTRLIEVTIIGIILGYVFLKYGFITAVFAHACMDSILMGMSLFYLGHISDVLAGIFYILLPGLIGLLLAWLHGKRRGPLIPGEPPPRLEAL; from the coding sequence TTGGGAATATCCGCTTTATACGGACTTCAGGCCGAAGAAACGTCGGCAGAAGACAATCCATCCATCACGAAGCAGCAGGCTGCGGATCGCGCAGCTCAATTTGTAAGTGAGCGCTACGATGTGCATAACCCGCAAACCTTTGTTGTTTATCAATCCAAGAAGGAACGCAGCGGTTATTTGCAAAAGGAGCATTTATTAGAAGTCTATATGAAGGACTATGGGGAGCGTTACCCCATTGATTATTATCGAGTAAGCGTAGAAGACACCAAGACCAACCGTCAGTTTGAAGTTGAGATTAATTACACGAATGCATCCGTTATTGGATGGCGTGAAACGCAAAATCCATCCGATCAGGCAATCATCAGTAAGCAGAAAGCAGATATTTTGGCCAAGCAGGAAATTCGGAAGCAAGGATTTGAGCCGGATGACTTCATACCCATAGATAAGGGGACTGCCGAAGACGATCAAGCACATGGAACAACCTTATTTTATGAAAAGCAAACGAAACCGCTTGGTGAAGCAAAGTTACAAGTTCGAGTTGATTTCGATGATAAAAATCTGACCGGTTATAACGTGCTGTTTAGCTTACCGGCGTCGCATCAAATCTGGATCGATCAGCAGGATCGCTCCGCATCAATCATGACTTGGATTTCCATGGGCTTTACTCTCATCATGACCATTGCCGCGATTGTATTCGCCATTATCTATAGAAAACATATGAAATTCAGTAGAGGCCTTCTTTTGACAGCCATTTTCTTAGCCATTTATATCACTAACAACTTTAATATGTACCCTGCTTTTAGATCTATGAGTGGAGCTATGAACGATGAATTCGCAACATGGGCAACTATTATTTTCATGAATGTAGTGACTGTCCTGCTCGGCATATCTCTCTACTTAGCTCTAGTAGCAGGTAATGGATTGTGGCATTCAATCGGAGAGCGGAAATGGCCGGCTTGGAAAGAATCCTCATTTGGGACTGAGGTTTATAGCGGCATGGGGCGCGGCTATTTGCTTGCTCTCTTTATCTTAGGCGTTCAGCAGGTGCTCTTTTATACAGGTGAAGTGAATTTTGATGTTTGGGCTGTGAATGATCCGTCCGATTCTGTTCTTAATATGATTGAACCCCGCTTCTTCCCGCTTATGGCCTGGGTTGCTGCCATATCGGAAGAAGCGACCTACCGGCTGCTTGGCATCATTCTATTCAAGAAGCTGTTTCGCTCAAACTTCATTGCAATTGTTATTCCCAGCGTGATCTGGGCGGCTAGTCATACCCAGTATCCCATTTATCCAGTCTATACTCGGCTAATCGAGGTCACCATCATAGGCATTATTCTTGGTTATGTCTTCCTTAAGTACGGTTTCATTACCGCCGTATTCGCTCATGCCTGCATGGACAGCATCCTCATGGGGATGTCCCTCTTCTACCTCGGACATATAAGCGATGTGCTTGCTGGCATTTTCTACATCCTGCTGCCTGGTTTGATTGGCTTGCTCCTAGCCTGGCTGCATGGAAAAAGGCGGGGTCCCCTTATTCCTGGGGAGCCGCCGCCTCGCCTTGAAGCGCTTTGA
- the uvrC gene encoding excinuclease ABC subunit UvrC, which yields MTEHEHEDAGVREQSLEVIKHKLSLLPDKPGCYIMKNREGTIIYVGKAKVLKNRVRSYFTGSHSAKTQKLVSEIRDFEYIITSSNMEALILECNLIKQHHPRYNVLLKDDKTFPYIKITHEEQPRLEVTRRVFKDKGKYFGPYPNAFAAQQTKKLLDRLYPLRKCKTMPEKVCLYYHIGQCLAPCVLDVSAETNERMVQEISRFLNGGHDVIKEELTAKMLAAAEELNFERAKELRDHIMNIDAVMEKQKITTADALDRDVFGYAVDKGWMAVHIQYMRQGKLIERHVSLFPYYGDEYNDFITYVTQVYSDNPALPKEIFLPSIPVHAAVAPMTGAEGAADTLTAAPTDALIEASTEASMDISAEIPAEVVAQVEAEEKDVREALESWLKVKVHIPQRGLKKQMVDMAKDNARNALDEKFRLVERDERRTTKAVENLGEWLGVGTIRRIEAFDNSNIQGTNPVSAMVVFVDGRPDRKEYRKYKVKTVVGPDDYETMREVIRRRYERVLKDNLTMPDLIVVDGGKGQISAAVDVLENELGLFIPICGLVKDAKHKTAQLMIGDPAEVVPLPRDSQEFYLLQRIQDEVHRFAITFHRETRAKSMVVSQLDAIPGIGEKRRKALLKHFGSVRKIKEAEVQDFKPLGIGEKLAIEILKALQGEAAAPQE from the coding sequence ATGACCGAGCATGAGCATGAGGACGCTGGAGTCCGCGAACAGAGTCTGGAAGTAATTAAACACAAGCTGAGCTTATTACCGGATAAGCCAGGCTGTTATATCATGAAAAACCGCGAGGGTACCATCATTTATGTGGGAAAAGCGAAGGTACTAAAGAATCGTGTGCGCTCCTATTTCACGGGGAGCCACAGTGCGAAGACGCAAAAACTAGTCAGCGAAATCCGCGACTTTGAATATATAATTACCTCCTCGAACATGGAGGCTTTGATTCTTGAGTGTAATCTGATTAAACAGCATCATCCGCGGTACAACGTACTCTTGAAGGATGATAAGACGTTCCCGTACATCAAGATTACACATGAAGAGCAGCCGCGCCTAGAAGTCACGCGGCGGGTGTTCAAGGATAAGGGCAAGTACTTCGGCCCTTATCCGAATGCCTTTGCGGCCCAGCAGACGAAGAAGCTGTTGGACCGGCTTTATCCACTGCGCAAGTGCAAGACGATGCCCGAGAAAGTATGCCTATACTATCATATCGGGCAGTGTCTGGCGCCTTGCGTGTTAGATGTATCCGCCGAGACGAACGAGCGGATGGTGCAAGAGATCAGCCGTTTCCTGAACGGGGGACACGACGTTATTAAGGAAGAGCTGACGGCCAAAATGCTGGCCGCAGCGGAGGAACTGAACTTCGAGCGCGCCAAGGAGCTGCGCGATCATATCATGAACATCGACGCCGTGATGGAGAAGCAGAAGATCACGACGGCAGATGCGCTAGACCGAGATGTCTTTGGTTACGCGGTCGACAAGGGCTGGATGGCTGTGCACATCCAGTATATGCGGCAGGGCAAGCTCATTGAGCGGCACGTCTCGCTATTTCCGTATTACGGTGATGAGTACAATGACTTCATCACCTACGTTACTCAGGTCTACAGCGATAATCCGGCGCTGCCGAAGGAGATCTTCCTGCCGTCGATACCCGTGCATGCGGCTGTTGCTCCCATGACGGGGGCAGAAGGTGCTGCGGATACTCTTACAGCTGCTCCTACAGATGCCCTTATTGAAGCCTCCACTGAAGCATCAATGGACATCTCTGCCGAAATCCCTGCGGAAGTTGTGGCTCAAGTAGAGGCCGAAGAGAAGGATGTCCGCGAAGCACTGGAATCCTGGCTCAAGGTCAAGGTGCATATCCCTCAGCGTGGGCTGAAGAAGCAAATGGTCGATATGGCCAAAGACAACGCCCGCAATGCGCTGGATGAGAAATTTCGTTTGGTGGAGCGCGATGAGCGCCGTACGACCAAAGCGGTCGAGAATCTTGGAGAATGGCTCGGCGTGGGAACGATTCGCCGCATTGAAGCGTTCGATAACTCGAACATTCAAGGGACGAATCCTGTTTCTGCGATGGTTGTCTTCGTGGACGGCAGGCCCGATCGTAAGGAGTACCGTAAGTACAAAGTCAAAACAGTCGTTGGCCCGGATGACTACGAAACGATGCGAGAGGTCATCCGCCGGCGGTATGAGCGTGTGCTTAAAGACAATCTCACGATGCCTGACCTGATCGTCGTGGACGGAGGGAAAGGGCAGATCTCAGCAGCTGTCGACGTGCTTGAGAACGAATTAGGCCTGTTCATTCCGATCTGTGGACTCGTCAAAGATGCGAAGCACAAAACAGCGCAGCTCATGATCGGAGATCCCGCAGAAGTTGTGCCATTGCCGCGTGACAGCCAAGAGTTCTACCTGCTGCAGCGGATTCAGGACGAGGTTCACCGATTCGCGATTACGTTCCACCGCGAAACAAGGGCGAAGTCAATGGTTGTTTCACAGCTGGACGCGATTCCGGGCATCGGAGAGAAACGCCGGAAGGCATTGCTTAAGCATTTTGGCTCCGTACGCAAAATAAAAGAGGCTGAAGTCCAAGACTTCAAGCCTCTGGGTATAGGTGAGAAATTAGCTATCGAAATTCTCAAAGCGCTTCAAGGCGAGGCGGCGGCTCCCCAGGAATAA
- a CDS encoding TrkA family potassium uptake protein, protein MKKNQYVVIGLGRFGASISKELIKLGYEVLGIDKDEEVVDELSSVLTHTVVADATDEEVLKSLGVRNFDCAVVAIGDDIQSSILAAIVLKDLGIKKVVAKALSELHGKVLNKLGVDRVIYPERDMGIRVAHQLVSPNLLDYIEISKEYTIVELSVPKNLCGFALRELDPRAKYGCSIVAINKKNGIIIAPTAGDVVNENDVMVIIGTNNQIDKFESEVIG, encoded by the coding sequence ATGAAAAAAAATCAATATGTTGTAATCGGGCTGGGTCGTTTTGGGGCCAGTATTTCCAAAGAACTCATAAAGCTTGGTTATGAAGTGTTGGGTATTGATAAAGATGAAGAAGTCGTTGACGAGCTGAGTTCTGTGCTTACCCATACGGTAGTTGCGGATGCGACGGATGAAGAGGTATTGAAATCACTGGGCGTACGAAATTTCGACTGCGCTGTTGTAGCCATTGGGGATGATATTCAATCGAGTATCCTAGCGGCCATTGTTCTTAAAGATTTGGGGATCAAAAAGGTTGTCGCTAAGGCATTGTCCGAATTGCATGGGAAAGTACTGAATAAGCTAGGTGTTGACCGTGTAATTTATCCGGAGAGAGATATGGGGATTCGTGTTGCACATCAACTAGTATCACCTAATCTTCTGGACTATATTGAGATTTCCAAAGAGTATACGATCGTGGAATTATCTGTGCCTAAGAATCTATGTGGCTTTGCTCTCAGAGAGCTGGATCCTCGTGCTAAGTATGGCTGCAGCATTGTCGCTATCAATAAAAAAAATGGCATTATCATTGCACCTACGGCGGGTGATGTCGTGAATGAGAATGATGTAATGGTCATCATCGGAACCAACAATCAAATTGATAAATTTGAAAGTGAAGTCATCGGGTGA